A stretch of the Nicotiana tabacum cultivar K326 chromosome 6, ASM71507v2, whole genome shotgun sequence genome encodes the following:
- the LOC142181790 gene encoding uncharacterized protein LOC142181790: MIISSWNIRGLNKRYKQNELKAFFLNLNITLLGCLETRINPRSVNKVKIKFSKDWKKHLVEAISNNKRIWLFWKESMVQVHIHLATPQMLHYQVKEKGSNFSGYITFVYGKNKINERRDLWEQLRQIHSNMQEAWLVIGDFNNVLSVHDQLNGQPMHQTELVEFEDCIRDIGLGQLNRKGCQWSWCNKKDTIYCATESEGVYRAVQEVWNQRVQGHTMFSIWLKLQRLKDKTKHMNKEMSSLDKKIGQFREQLKNAQEELDEDPFNSQIIVKEKELLLQIEKWEGVNEQVLRQRSRAMWIKGDKVIDPVLIEQEFRGFFQTLLGIEATELPCIDIEIARDGHCITKEQQQLLNTRVTEEEIDRALKDLPNDKAPRIDRFPAEFFKAYWNVIGVEVKRAIQEFFYQWEITEKC, from the exons ATGATCATTAGCTCTTGGAATATAAGGGGGCTGAACAAGCGCTACAAGCAAAATGAACTCAAAGCCTTTTTTCTTAACCTTAACATAACTTTACTAGGGTGCCTTGAGACCAGAATAAATCCTAGAAGTGTTAATAAAGTTAAAATAAAGTTCAGCAAGGACTGGAAAAAGCATTTAGTTGAAGCTATAAGTAATAATAAGAGAATCTGGCTATTTTGGAAGGAAAGTATGGTGCAGGTCCATATACATTTGGCAACTCCTCAAATGTTACATtatcaagtgaaggaaaagggATCAAATTTCTCAGGCTACATAACATTTGTATATGGGAAGAACAAAATCAATGAAAGAAGGGATCTATGGGAGCAACTAAGACAAATACATAGTAATATGCAGGAGGCTTGGCTAGTTATAGGTGATTTCAACAATGTTCTATCTGTTCATGATCAACTCAATGGACAACCTATGCACCAAACTGAACTGGTGGAATTTGAAGACTGTATAAGGGATATTGGATTGGGGCAATTGAACAGAAAAGGGTGTCAATGGTCATGGTGCAACAAAAAGGAT ACTATATACTGTGCTACTGAATCAGAAGGAGTTTATAGGGCTGTTCAAGAGGTATGGAATCAAAGAGTTCAGGGACATACCATGTTCTCAATTTGGCTAAAGTTACAGAGGTTGAAGGATAAGACAAAACACATGAATAAGGAAATGTCTTCACTGGACAAAAAAATTGGCCAGTTCAGGGAGCAACTGAAGAATGCtcaagaagaacttgatgaaGACCCATTCAACAGTCAAATAATTGTCAAGGAAAAGGAGCTACTACTTCAGATTGAAAAATGGGAAGGAGTTAATGAACAGGTTCTGAGACAAAGATCCAGAGCAATGTGGATAAAG GGAGATAAAGTGATTGATCCTGTATTGATAGAACAAGAGTTTAGAGGATTTTTCCAAACACTTTTGGGCATTGAAGCTACTGAACTACCCTGTATTGATATTGAGATAGCTAGAGATGGTCATTGTATTACCaaggaacaacaacaacttcTCAATACACGAGTAACAGAAGAGGAAATTGATCGAGCTCTTAAAGACTTGCCAAATGACAAGGCTCCAAGGATAGATAGATTTCCAGCTGAATTCTTTAAAGCATACTGGAATGTAATTGGAGTAGAGGTTAAACGAGCTATTCAAGAATTTTTTTACCAATGGGAAATTACTGAAAAATGTTAA